The Lonchura striata isolate bLonStr1 chromosome 33, bLonStr1.mat, whole genome shotgun sequence genomic interval GCACGTGCACGAATCCGGCTGCTCCAGAAACCATCGGGCTCCCGCTGCCCACGGCCGAGCAGCACCGGGGGATGCGCCCGGGGGccgctgctgctccctgggcagccgccctccttccctgctcgCCCTTCAGAGGTTGTCGGAGCCGGCGGCGGGGTTGGTGTAGGTGAAGGTGCCGGCCCTCGTGGTGCTGCCGCCGGCCACCTTCGGGGCAGGAAAGATGAGGGGGGGTGTCAGGATTTGGCTGAGGCAGCACAGGAAGACCTGCACCCTCTCCACGGCCACTATGGGCAagaataaatatgattgcctggcagaagattcacaatagtacagccaggatgaaaacaatcccccctattggttggacaatgcccttacctacagataggtccaaaaATCAAATGGACTACTCaatctcaacccccaaaatgcacagttcatcccacacctgtatccctcccctgaagcatcaggcgTCTGTGACCCcgttggcccaagtcttgttccagcccaccttgaagccccctgacaaggggtctctgaggggccagaTGCTCTCTTAGAACTTCctctctcttggatcttcccctctcttggaacttcccccctCTTAGAACTTCccccctctcctggagcatcgTCTTGTCTCTCCTGTCCTCCAATCCCTCAGGCCTTACCACGCTCCAAGCGAGACCTTTCACCATCCCAAATAAACCTGATATCCCAAGAgcagcttcagagatctctcgtctccatccaTCAAAgccatcctggagcccagcctTCCCTACATCCTCCCACTgtggtggggctgctgcccccAACCACGGGCACCCACGGACGCCCCCAGCCCCCACTCCCCGTGGCAAGGAGGAGCAGCGGTGGCCCCGGCCGTGTTCCCGAGCGATAAGCCGGCCTGGCGAGTGCGAAGGTAAATATTTACCCAGGCCCCTGGTATTTGCTCAGGGTGAGCTGCTCGAAgggagccagagcagctggacaCGGCCCCCGCCCACAGCCCCGCATGGGGGGAGTGCAGGGCACAGGCGGACGGGGCCCCCCGCACCCCACATCGCCTTGGAGAGCCTTTTGCAcctccaggcagcagctccagctcgtttcggagctgctgctgtgggatgaGGGATGCTGGCCGCGGGAATCGCCTCCTCAGCCCCCACATCAGCGCCCCAAGCTCCCCACCCGCGGCAGCAGGAGACCCGAGGGTCTGGGTGGGGCACAGCcgagcagggtgggcaggcagcGAGCCCCCCGGTGCTGCAGGGACGGGGCACCGGCAGCGGCTGCCCAAGGTCGCGGGAGCTCCCCGGAGCcgctcccaggctgctccagccaggcGTGAATGTTAGGCACACCTCCCGGCGAGGTGACGAgctcccagaatcccagaatcgcGGAATCccggaatcacagaatcccagaattgcAGAAtcgcagaatcacagaaccacagaatcacataATCACAGAATTGTGGAATCGTGGAATCTCGGAATCTCAGGATCTCAgaatctcagaatcacagaatcccggAAACACAGAATCGCAGAATCGCGGAAtcgcagaatcacagaattgcagaataaaagaatcccagaatcccagaatctcagaatcacagaatcgcGGAATCCCAgaatctcagaatcacagaatcacagaatcgcGGAATCCCAgaatctcagaatcacagaatcacagaatctcagaatcGTGGAATCACTGAATCTCAGAAtctcagaatcccagaatcactgaATCCCAGAAtctcagaatcccagaatcactgaATCTCAGAAtctcagaatcccagaatcacagaatcacagaatcacagaatctcagaatcacagaatcacagaatctcagaatcgcggaatcccagaatcccagaatctcAGAATCTCAGAATCTCAGAACCACAGAATCTCAAAATAaagaggttggaagagacctttaagatcatcaagtccaacctgtgccctaacaccactggactatagcaccaagtgccaagtccagtctttttttaaacacatccagagatggtgattccaccacctccctgggaagacaactgcggtattttattattctttaagtgaaatttctttcctaatatccaacctaaaccttccctgacgtaTCCTGAGGCTGTGTCCCCGCACACCCGTGTCCTGCCCTGCCATCTCTGTCTGtcacctgccctgccctccGGGGAGCCCCGCgctctcacctggctgtagGGGTTGGGTTTGCTGCTGGGGGACACGTAGCGCCCGTGGCTCTGGTACTGCAGGTATTCGGCCATGGGGTGGTAGGAGTCCTTCTGGCTCAGCAGGTCCAGCTTCCCGCGGCTTTTCCGGCGGCAGGTGCACGTGGACTTGGGGAGAGAGAGGGCTCAGAGCTCGGCCGGCGCCAGGGCAGCGAGCAGCAGAATGCAGGTGAGGattggggcagggatggggcctCACCATCAGCAGGAGGCAGGTGAACATGGTGAACAGCAGCAGGATGCTGACCAGGACCAACAGAGCAATGGCCCAGTCCGGGATCACGGGCGCTGGAGCTGGGGACGTCACTGCTGCGGAGCCTgaaaggagcagagctgtgtctgCACCACAGGCAGAACTGGGACAGAGCCCTGAGAGatccctgggatgggacacCGGGGTCTGAGccctcctgcctggcacaggcGCTGCAAACTGTGCTGGCCCCACCCTCTGCATCCCCAAGCCCATCACAGCACCAAGCAGCCCCCTGCCTCCACCAGGACAGGGCAATGCTTCTGGAGCCCCCCAGGCTTCGCCCAGgctccatcccctccctcccagcctctCACTCTGGATGCTGTCCAGCTGCAGGCCCATGATGAAGCCATTCTGGTCCAGGCTCTTCCTCAGGCGCTGCTCGGCAGCGTCGGGAGTGACGGCATCGCTTCCGTTCCCAAACACGAGGGTGGACTGGACCTCCACCGAGCCTTGGCTGCACAGGAGGAGGCATCAGCACCCGGATTGCCCCCTGAGGAGCTACAAACCGGGGGGGTACACTGCAGGACAGCAGCcctgctggcgctgctgctgctcacctgtAGCGCAGCTCGCTGCACCCGGTGTAGGTCTGCGTGCCCATGCAGCCCGTGCAGCCGAAGACGTGTTCGAACTGGAAGGAAGCACTGAGGTCACGGCCACCTCCCCACGGACACAGACACCCCCCTTTCCTGTCTCCATGCAGAACTGGCAGAACGGATGCTCCAGGTGCTTCCACGGAAAGCCACGAGGTGAGGGGGCTCCTTCCCAGCACATCTACCCCAAGGTGAGGGAGCTCCTTCCCAGCACGGCCCCAAATCTCTGTCCCAGGGTGAGGGGGCTCCTTCCCAGCACATCTACCCCAAGGTGAGGGGGCTCCTTCCCAGCACGGCCCCAAGGTGAGGGGGCTCCTTCCCAGCATGGCCCCAAATCTCTGCCCCAAGGTGAGGGGgctccttcccagcacaccCCAAATCTCTGCCCCAAGGTGAGGGGGCTCCTTCCCAGCACATCTGCCCCAAGGTGAGTGGGCTCCTTCCCAGCAGAGCCTCAAATCTCTGTCCCAGGGTGAGGGGGATCCTTCCCAGCATGGCCCCAAATCTCTGCCCCAGGGTGAGGGGgatccttcccagccagcccagggtctctgctggtggggctgggactCACCATGGCCAGGACAGTGCGGCTCAGGCTCCTGTACTCCTCCGATGCCGGGTCTCGCAGGCTCTCGTTGAAGCTCCTGTTGATGATGCGGAAGGACAGCGGGACACGGACAAGCAGCTGGATGCCAGCTGGGGTTTTGCTGGGGTTGGGACCACCCCGGGTGGGGGTCTGCCCAGGAGCCGTGCTGCCCTCGGACGTTATCTGGGTGGGAAAGACCTGAGCGCTGGTGCTGCCGTTGCCTTTGGCGCTGCCAAAGTGCGTGGTGGTGGGGGTGGCAGAGCTGCCGTTGGTGCCAAAGTGGGgcacccagctgctgctgttggaggtGGCATTGGCATGGGGGATGGCTGGGCTGCTGTGGACGGGCACCACGGTGCCGTTGGACATGGAGCGGTTGCCAAACTGGAAGTTCGTGGTGTTTGTGCCAGGGAATGCAGTGGCATAGGGGATGACGGAGGTTTGGGGCCGGCTGCCCCGTGTGCTTTTGGGGTATATATTTGGCAGCCAGGTGGTGCTGGTGGTTTCCGTGGTCATCTCCACGGTGGTCGTTTCGGTAGTTTCCATCTCCATGGTTGTCTCGGTGGTCGTGGCACGGGTACCTGGAGGAAACCCCAGGAGTCAACGGCTGCAGCCCAGTTAGGGAAGGTTTCACCCAAAACAGCTCATCAGCTGGACGCTGTGGGAAGCACCACAACCCCCAGGAACCAAGAGCCAGTTGCTCACGAGGCTAACCCCACCAGCAACACCCCACGGCTGGGCACTTGTGGCACCACCGAGGGTCCAggtggagctggctgggcactgACACCGGTGCCACACCCAGCACTGCAGACCCTGGGGCGTCCCTGACATGCGGGGGGCTCAGGCATGCCACCCAACAAAGCCCCCCTTGCTGtgggggacaggctgggctgcccctgtgccctccAGACTGGCTGGGGGCCAGTACAGGCAGCTCCCGGGCAAGTTCCcaggggtgctgcaggcagcactggaGGAGAGCCCGGGGTCCGGATGCTCACCGGGACACACCTGCATTCCAGCCCGCAagccccgggcacagcctgCTCCGGCTGctcccggcacagcccggccctcgGCCGAGCCCTTCGGACGCGGCAGAGGGGCCGCGCTCTGAGCCCCCGGGTGCCAGCTTTCCTGGGCACAGCCGGGGCGCTGCACCCCAGAGCCAGAACGGGACAGGTGACAACGGCGCTGCTGCCAGGATGCCAGCGGGTCCAGGATCCCCCGGTGCCCGCTTTGAAAGGGATCCCgttcctctctccctgcccccagcccctcacctgtgcccaccaccagcagcagcagcaagacgGGGAACGCCATGTGGGGCTTGTCCGGGGGTCCCGGCGcctcctggggctcagcagcGGCTGCTCTCCCGTTAGCCGGTGGCTGGCACACGCCTCGGTCCAGCAGGGATCCGGAACTGGCAgcgcggcagcggccggagcttTATGGAGCACCTGGGGCAGGtggggcggccccgccccgcccggctgCGGGCAGGGGGGGTCGTTCTGCCCCGCTTGGCACAGGGGTGCCACCGTGCCCACGGGGCCCCCGCGGCATCAGCCCCCCCAAGCTGGGTCTGTCGCGCCTCCCTGGCTCGGGGAGGCGCCGCCGGCAGCGTCCCGGTGCCACGGGCAGAGAGCCGCGGGCGGGGGCACGGGGCGCGAAGGTAGCCGGGCATCCCGGGGAAGGGGTGGGAGCAGCATCTGCCTGGGATGAGCCACGGGCTCCAGAGCCTGGTGGGGGGCACGGGGTGGGCACGGAGTCCCCTGGTGCAGGAGGGGCCTCgtcctctgctcagcccagggtTAATCATTACCGGCTGGGCATCGCCTCGCCCAAATAAACACCGGTGACCCCCCCGAAACGCTTACGCAGGTACAGCCCAGGGCCCCACGACACCCCAGTACCTCCCAGGAACCTCCCTCCGGGTGCCAGGGCCCCCCTAGCAGGCACAAAGCCCCGTCCCAGGACACGGGTGATGCCAGTGCTGGGTGTCAATGCCCCACCCCAGAGGTGACGGGCACCGCCCGTGCCTGGGCGCAGGTGACTTGTGCTCCTGGCACGGACGGGCATCAAAAGCTACCGTGGTCccactctgcccctgccctgcaggaaTTCCTGAGAGCCCCAATCTCTCAGGAGGGTGCTGATTCCTGTGAGGATCCCAGTCCCTGGGGAGGTCGTGGTCCCCACGCTCGGCTCCTGGCCAGCCTCACGCGAAGCCAAAGTGCCACTGCTGTCACTCCAAAGGGTTCTGAGGTGGTGCTGAGAAGGGGAGCAGAGAGGGGGGCCTGGGCACTGAGGCTGAGGGTGGATGCCCTGGGTGTCAGCTCAGCAACGGGACCCAGCAGCGCCCTGCTCCCCCCACGGTGGCCACAGCCTCGGCAAGGCCGGCCACGTgcgggcagcagctctgggcaaacattTCCTTCCCAAAAGGCCTCACTGTTGCGGAAGATAGATAAATAGGATTATCCATAAATAAcccagccaggatgagaacagttctcccagctagccggacAACGCCCctgcctacggatgggtcctggggtcaggaagactgttccatctcaccccccaaaagatgtacgGCTCACCCCACACCTGTAttccctcccctaaaacatcagtggggttacaggcaccccattggcccgagccttGTTCCAACCCACCTTGAAGCTCCTTGAAAAGGGGGCTTCGAGGGGCCACGCAGTCTCTTGGAACTCCCTCCCTTCTCTTGGAACtccctcccctctcttggatcCTCCTATCTCcttgagcatccttttgtctctccttcCCCACCCTCTCAAACCCTGCCACATGCTTggagcacgaggcaggaccCTTCTGcatccccaaaaaacctcattctccaagagcaaacttcagagatctcttgcTTCAATTCAGCCAAACCGTCCTGGAGATGCAGCAATTTTCTACACCTCACCAGGGGAATGGCTCTCCCCACGCagtgctgctgagccctgctgccctctgctccagcccGAATCCCCCACCCTGCTCAGCTCGGGGGGCTTTGCTCTGAGCCTCCCCACGAGGGGGGGGCTGAGGGGGTCCCAGCAACTGCGGTCACCCACCAGCCCTGGGAGAGAGGCCATGTGCCCACCCTGTCCATGCCCAGTGGGGTGCCCACCCTGTCCATGTCCAGTGGGTTCCATGTGCCCACCCTGTCCATGCCCAGTGGGTTCCCATGGTGCCCGGTGAGATCCCTGCATCCGCCCTGTTCGTGCCCGGTGTTTCCTCTGTGCCCACCCTGTCTGTGCCTGGTGTTTCCCCTGTGTCCAGCCTGTCCGTGCCCAGTAAATCCTTGTGCCCACCCTGTCCGTGCCCGGTGTTCCCCTGTGCTCACCGTGTCCGAGCCCGGTAAATCCTTGTGTCCAGCCTGTCCATGCCCGGTGTTTCCTCTGTGCCCACCCTGTCCATGCCCAGTGTTTCCCCTGTGCCCGCCCTGTCCATGCCCGGTGTTtcccctgtgcccaccctgtcCGTGCCCAGTAAatccctgtgcccaccctgtcCATGCCCCGTGTTTCCCCTGTGCCCATGCTGTCCGTGCCCGGTAAATCCTTGTGTCCAGCCCGTCCGTGCCCGGTAAATCCCCGTGTCCGCCCTGTCCGTGCCCGGTGTTTCCCCTGTGCCCATGCTGTCCGTGCCCGGTAAATCCTTGTGTCCAGCCTGTCCGTGCCCGGTAAATCCCTGTGTCCGCCCTGTCCGTGCCCGGTAAATCCCCGTGTCCGCCCTGTCCGTGCCCAGTAAATCCTTGTGCCAAGCCTGTCCATGCCTGGTGTTTCCCCTGTGCCCATGCTGTCCGTGCCCGGTAAATCCTTGTGTCCAGCCCGTCCATGCCCGGTAAatccctgtgcccaccctgtcCGTGCCCGGTGTTTCCCCTGTGCCCATGCTGTCCGTGCCCGGTAAATCCTTGTGTCCAGCCTGTCCGTGCCCGGTAAATCCCCGTGTCCGCCCTGTCCGTGCCCGGTAAATCCCTGTGCCAAGCCTGTCCGTGCCCGGTAAatccctgtgcccaccctgtcCGTGCCCGGTAAatccctgtgcccaccctgtcCGTGCCCGGTAAATCCCTGTGTCCGCCCTGTCCGTGCCCGGTAAatccctgtgcccaccctgtcCGTGCCCGGTAAATCCCCGTGTCCGCCCTGTCCGTGCCCGGTAAATCCCCGTGTCCGCCCTGTCCGTGCCCGGGGGTCCCAGCCCGCCCCGTCCCCGCCCCGCCCGAACCTGCGGCGCCCCCTGGCGGGCACCGCCCCGCACGACGCTCCCGCCgcgcaccgggaccgggaccgggaccagAACCGGGACCGGGAGGGGGAACGGGACCTCTACTGGAGTGAGACCAGGAGCGTGACAGGGACTGGGATTGGAGCGAGAGCGGGAACGCTGCTGGAAAGAAACCGGGAGCGGAATCGGGAATCGACTGCAGTAATGCAGAGCGGGAGTGAGACCGATACTGGAGCGAAACGGGAGCgggagagggagcaggagcgGAGTCGGGAACGGTGCTGGACCGGGATCGGAGAGGGAGCAGAAGAAGGACCGGAACAGGAACGGGAACCGCGTTTCCCCGCGGGAGGAGGCGCTCAGCAGCCAGCGCTGATTTCACCTGTCCCGGTACTCCCGGGGAGAGCCGGCTGCGCTCCCGCCGCGGCCTCGGGGACGGGCACAGGCCCCAGCCGCGGTCCCGGTCCCAACACCGGAGGGCACCCCCGCGTTGCCCTTTTAAGAGGGGCCCGGTGCCGCCGCGCCCATtgtcgccgccgccgccgccgcggggcgggggggccgGGCCGGTGCCGGGGCCGCGCGCTCCGGGGCGGGCgggatggggtggggggggttgggggcaCATTCCGCCGCGTTGCCGGGACAGCCGTCGCCGTGGCGACCGGTCCCTGCCGCCGAGCCGCGGTGCGCGCCGCGCAGTTCCCACGGAGcggcccgggcggcggcggcggctccgctcCCTCCGGGGCGGCGGGAGGGCCGGGATGCGGTGCAGTGTTGTGCTCTCGCCCACCAATATTGCACTCGTCCCGGCCTCCCGCCGCCGCGGGCTGCGCCTGTGGGACCGGCCGGGCGCTGACCCAACCCCGCGACCACCGGGAGGACGGCGCGGGACGGAGCCGCGAGCACGGGGGGGGGGGACCCACGGCCCTCCCGGGCCAGCGGGAACCCCCAGGGACCGGGCGCGCAGGGTTAGAAAACACTCAAAACTTTATGGCCAGGCGTGGGGCAAGGACCGGAGCGCCCGGGGCAGGCGTGGCGGGAGCCCCGGCACTGCGGGGCCCCGGTACTGGCAGTGCAAAGTCCGCGGGGGGCCGGGAACGGGGCCCGGCCGGGAGGAGCGGCGGGGCCCGGTGCGCCCCCGGGTGCCGCCGGTGGCGAGAGCCCGGAGCGCCACCGGTGCCGCCGGCGGGGGAGGCCCGTGCCGGGCGCGGTCACTCGCGTCCCTCCAGCAGGAACCGGCGGAAGGGCTCGAAGTCGGCAGGGATCGTGTCTGTGGGGAGCAGCGCGGGGGGCGTCAGGAGCCGGCGGGGGCAGCGAGCCCCGGTAAAGCCCCCGGCCCGGGACTGAGCCCGCCGAGGGGCGAGCGAGGGGATGCTCGGCCGGCCGCCGGGCCGgtgcgggggtcccggggggccctgCTCACCGTTGCAGCGGTACTgcaggttggaccagatgatgtTCTCCTGGGAGAAGCAGAAGACCCCCAGCCGGCCCCCGCGCATCGTGGTGTCGATGATCACACCGGAGTCGGCCACCAGCTGCGGGCCCTCGTACAGACGGACCCTGCGGGGGAACGGGGCCCGACCGGTCAGCGAGCCCTCCCCGGGACCCCGCCGGTACCCGACCGGGGCCAACAGCGGGATCCTACTGGGACCCCCCCACGACCAGCACCGGCCGCCGGGCATCCCGACCGGGAGACGGTAGCGCCGGGCATCCCGACCGGGGGACGGTAGCGCCGGGAGGAAACCGGCGCACCCTGCGGGATCCTCGGGCCGGGGGCACCGGACCGGCTGGATCCTCGGGCCGGGGCCCCCCGCCGTGGCCGGGCTGAagccccccgcgccgcccccggcccggccccgccgctttTGTCGGGCGCTTTGCATGTGAAAGGCGCCGGCGGGGTCGCCATGGCGACGGGACAATGGCcccgggggcccggggggcGGAGGGCCCGGCGGCGGAGcccccccgccgcggccgccccggcgGGAGCCTTAAAGGAGAAACGCGGCTGCGGTCCCACCGGGCAGAAGCCCCCGCCACGCCCGAAATCTCCCCACTGCGGTGGTCTCACGGGGCTGGCTGCTTCCCACGGCCGGTATCCCCACACTGCGGTGGTCCCGCAGGGCTGCATCCCCCGCACGGCCGGCATCCCCTCACTAGGGTGGTCCCGGGAGGCACGAGGCCTCCTCATGGACATCCTGCTACCCCCTGAGGTGCTTCTGCAGGGCAGAATCCTTGGTTATCACAAGGGCCGGGTCACTCTGGGCTTGCTTCTCACCACTCACCACCCCCGCGCTGCTGTGGTCCCACTGGGGCTGCACCGTGGGGAGCGCAGCCCCCACCCCGGTGGGCAGCCCCCCTGCCCCCCTGCTTACCTGATGTAGCCCACCTGGGGCCTGTGTGCCAGCTGCCAGCGGTAGGACGTCTTGTCCCTCCAGCCCACATTCCGGGGGTCCTTCCAGAGCAGGCGGACGTGGTCGGGCGTGTGGCCCGTGTGCCACAGCGCGTTGCGCAGGTGCTCCCCAGGGCCCGTCGAGGACTTCAC includes:
- the MUC1 gene encoding mucin-1 — protein: MAFPVLLLLLVVGTGTRATTTETTMEMETTETTTVEMTTETTSTTWLPNIYPKSTRGSRPQTSVIPYATAFPGTNTTNFQFGNRSMSNGTVVPVHSSPAIPHANATSNSSSWVPHFGTNGSSATPTTTHFGSAKGNGSTSAQVFPTQITSEGSTAPGQTPTRGGPNPSKTPAGIQLLVRVPLSFRIINRSFNESLRDPASEEYRSLSRTVLAMFEHVFGCTGCMGTQTYTGCSELRYSQGSVEVQSTLVFGNGSDAVTPDAAEQRLRKSLDQNGFIMGLQLDSIQTLLLSGSAAVTSPAPAPVIPDWAIALLVLVSILLLFTMFTCLLLMSTCTCRRKSRGKLDLLSQKDSYHPMAEYLQYQSHGRYVSPSSKPNPYSQVAGGSTTRAGTFTYTNPAAGSDNL